The proteins below come from a single Gimesia alba genomic window:
- a CDS encoding Gfo/Idh/MocA family protein, with protein sequence METMNGQLNRKLRMALVGGGQGSFIGRVHSIAACLDNRAELVAGALSSNPEKAKASAPAYDIKPDRAYGSIEELVEKELALPEDQRIDFVSIATPNFTHFPIAKTAVEAGFNVICDKPMTFDLAQAEELKTLVEKSGVVFAVSHNYTGYPLVRMAREMILSGELGEIQAVRSNYIQGWLRSRLEEEEQKQAAWRTDPAKSGAAGAFGDIATHAYNLGRYMTGLLPEEISCNLKIFAPGRQLDDYGHAVIRFQNGALGTVTASQISHGRENDLFIEVDGTKGALAWRQEEPNQMVIRRNGQPHSLYTRDPNAPFMNEMGAAACRLPAGHPEAFFEAFANIYRGAFDAMINRITGQPFEPKNTIYPNVYDGVEGMFFIQQSVASSHENGAWLPFQCDSARS encoded by the coding sequence ATGGAAACAATGAACGGTCAACTCAATCGTAAATTGCGGATGGCACTGGTAGGTGGGGGACAGGGGTCGTTTATCGGTCGGGTACATTCCATTGCCGCCTGCCTGGATAATCGGGCCGAGCTGGTGGCAGGGGCTCTGTCGTCCAATCCCGAAAAAGCAAAAGCATCAGCGCCCGCTTATGATATCAAACCGGACCGGGCCTATGGTTCTATTGAAGAACTGGTCGAGAAAGAGCTTGCACTTCCTGAAGATCAGCGGATTGATTTTGTCAGCATTGCGACTCCTAACTTTACCCATTTTCCGATTGCCAAAACGGCTGTGGAGGCGGGTTTCAATGTGATCTGTGATAAGCCAATGACCTTTGATCTGGCACAGGCGGAAGAACTGAAAACACTCGTTGAGAAATCAGGCGTGGTGTTTGCGGTCAGCCATAATTATACCGGTTATCCCCTGGTACGGATGGCGCGGGAAATGATTCTGTCGGGGGAACTGGGCGAGATTCAAGCCGTTCGCTCCAATTATATTCAGGGATGGTTACGTTCTCGTCTGGAAGAGGAAGAACAAAAGCAGGCTGCCTGGCGCACCGATCCTGCGAAATCGGGCGCCGCCGGTGCCTTCGGTGATATCGCTACACACGCTTATAACCTGGGCCGATATATGACGGGATTGTTGCCAGAAGAAATTTCATGCAACTTGAAAATTTTCGCCCCCGGTCGCCAGTTGGATGATTACGGTCATGCCGTGATTCGTTTTCAAAACGGAGCATTAGGTACTGTCACCGCCAGCCAGATTTCACACGGCCGTGAAAATGACCTGTTCATCGAGGTCGACGGCACCAAAGGTGCTCTAGCCTGGCGACAGGAAGAACCGAACCAGATGGTGATCCGCCGCAACGGGCAACCACATTCGCTTTACACGCGCGATCCGAATGCGCCGTTCATGAATGAGATGGGGGCAGCTGCCTGCCGATTACCTGCCGGCCATCCGGAAGCGTTCTTTGAAGCGTTTGCCAACATTTACCGTGGGGCTTTTGATGCGATGATCAATCGGATTACCGGACAGCCCTTTGAACCCAAAAACACAATCTACCCGAACGTGTACGATGGGGTGGAAGGGATGTTCTTCATCCAGCAGTCGGTTGCCAGCAGTCATGAAAATGGTGCCTGGCTGCCGTTTCAGTGTGATAGCGCTCGCAGCTAG
- a CDS encoding dicarboxylate/amino acid:cation symporter, with amino-acid sequence MKNLPLHYQILIALIAGTLLGFAFNPGEISLEDLSLTIKPSDAGYQVSQENGAQDQKEYQFKDRAELVKRYPELKSLFVKGELEKPVTLEVTGRSIHIVDSFKKVELTYTRTVNEQSTVTSYSAPSGEALVKTYPQWKVDYELFGLGISQTVMAISKWVGDLFLRLLKMVTIPLIVTSLITGIASLGNAARFGAMFSRTLLYYLSTSLLAIFTGIFVVNLIRPGIGAVLPGGNGSLSSGQESISSIFLEMIDRLVPTNIIHSLGEGEFLSIISFSMLTGIFILLVGGKHGKVMTDFFQAGFEVMMRMTMFIISLAPIGVLAFMVYAVSSQGIEIFKILSWYMAAVFLALLIHAVVILPCLLKFVAQRSPLEFARAMSPALMTAFSTASSNGTLPLTMSCVEENAEISNEVSSFVLPLGATINMDGTALYEAVAVLFIAQAYTGEVMPLSQQLVVAITALLASIGAAGIPHAGLVMMAIVLQAVGLPLEAQGVIIAVDRVLDMCRTSVNVWSDSCGCAVIERYR; translated from the coding sequence ATGAAGAACCTTCCGCTGCATTATCAAATTTTAATTGCTTTGATCGCAGGGACACTTCTCGGTTTTGCTTTTAATCCAGGTGAAATCTCGCTGGAAGATCTGTCGTTGACGATCAAACCGTCAGACGCTGGTTATCAGGTTTCACAGGAAAACGGGGCACAGGACCAGAAAGAGTATCAATTCAAAGACCGCGCGGAATTAGTCAAGCGGTATCCCGAATTGAAAAGCCTGTTTGTCAAAGGAGAGCTTGAGAAACCAGTGACACTGGAAGTCACCGGTCGCTCCATACACATTGTCGATTCATTCAAGAAAGTCGAATTGACTTACACCCGGACTGTGAATGAACAGAGCACAGTGACTTCGTATTCTGCGCCGAGCGGTGAAGCGTTGGTGAAAACTTATCCGCAGTGGAAGGTCGACTATGAGTTGTTCGGGCTCGGTATTTCTCAGACAGTGATGGCGATTTCCAAGTGGGTCGGGGACTTGTTTCTACGACTACTGAAAATGGTGACGATTCCTCTGATTGTGACCTCGTTGATTACCGGCATAGCCAGCCTGGGAAATGCGGCTCGGTTTGGCGCCATGTTTTCACGGACACTGCTGTATTATCTTTCGACCAGCCTGCTGGCGATTTTTACCGGGATTTTTGTTGTGAATCTGATCCGGCCCGGGATTGGGGCCGTGTTGCCGGGTGGTAATGGGTCTCTCTCTTCCGGGCAGGAATCCATCAGTTCCATTTTTCTGGAGATGATTGATCGCCTGGTTCCTACGAACATTATTCACTCGTTAGGTGAAGGGGAATTTCTTTCGATCATTTCATTCAGCATGCTGACCGGAATCTTTATTCTGCTGGTGGGGGGGAAGCATGGCAAAGTCATGACGGACTTTTTCCAGGCCGGTTTTGAAGTCATGATGCGGATGACAATGTTTATCATCAGTCTGGCACCGATTGGCGTGCTGGCGTTTATGGTGTATGCCGTCTCGTCTCAGGGGATTGAAATTTTCAAAATACTGAGCTGGTACATGGCGGCTGTCTTTCTCGCGTTATTGATTCATGCGGTGGTGATTTTACCCTGTCTGCTGAAATTTGTCGCACAACGCTCTCCACTGGAATTTGCCCGTGCCATGAGTCCGGCGTTAATGACGGCTTTTTCAACGGCGTCTTCCAACGGGACGCTGCCTTTGACGATGAGTTGTGTGGAAGAAAATGCGGAGATTTCCAACGAAGTCAGTTCGTTTGTGCTTCCGTTGGGAGCGACGATCAATATGGATGGGACGGCGTTATATGAAGCAGTTGCCGTGCTGTTTATTGCACAAGCCTATACGGGAGAAGTGATGCCGCTTTCCCAGCAGCTTGTGGTGGCGATTACCGCTTTGCTGGCGAGTATTGGTGCTGCCGGCATTCCACATGCGGGTCTGGTGATGATGGCGATTGTCTTGCAGGCAGTGGGGCTACCGCTCGAGGCACAAGGAGTGATCATCGCTGTGGACCGGGTACTGGATATGTGCCGAACGTCTGTGAACGTCTGGAGTGACTCCTGTGGCTGTGCCGTCATTGAACGCTATCGCTAA
- a CDS encoding PP2C family protein-serine/threonine phosphatase translates to MEQTITPPLEWVQTICDQFTEITGWPLRFTPAKPGERKSLEAELCQSEKYCWYESIEDGNRCLGYLYLSLPEETANDHLFVTAIKFAELVGGLISRIETMSSSLETKNKEVSTLVDVGLSVTKQEALQDSLQKLLEAALQLTGFRAAGFFLLNSESNQLSLRVQYCLTAFEIPFHRRKLSESPPDLEAFAKDGLIINRQDTPELARWLPEGCLTGICVSVQSDSGPFGTLWAFDRRARHLNERDVHVLKSIGAQVSTILERAVLIKESQNQLRLKKELKVISESFPAEFAEESTQDREFQIAVQSISHHEVGGDLCEFISLGPHVTCFALGDASGDSIPAAVVMASVRGALRTLTEGPIEQAKDTRFVIGRINTALYHTSLPHQFMSMMYGVIDTQNRTFTYTNAGHPAPFWVHKGKITSLTSHGMLLGVTESNEYDYSVIPICTNDIVVGFSDGISEAMSSERKMFRSDGIMNVLKNHTEDTAEEVMQGIWTKLQKHLEGGNDGDDRTLMVLKFARCTE, encoded by the coding sequence ATGGAACAAACAATCACCCCACCTCTGGAATGGGTTCAAACCATTTGTGACCAGTTTACGGAGATCACCGGCTGGCCCTTACGGTTCACTCCCGCCAAGCCGGGAGAGCGAAAATCGCTGGAAGCCGAGCTGTGCCAGAGCGAGAAATACTGCTGGTATGAATCGATCGAAGATGGTAATCGCTGCCTGGGTTATCTTTATCTGTCGCTTCCCGAAGAGACCGCCAATGATCACCTGTTTGTGACGGCGATCAAATTTGCGGAACTGGTGGGCGGTCTGATTTCGCGCATTGAAACCATGAGTTCCTCATTAGAGACGAAGAATAAGGAAGTTTCCACGCTGGTGGATGTCGGCCTGTCTGTGACAAAACAGGAGGCATTACAGGATTCGTTGCAGAAACTTCTGGAAGCGGCTTTGCAACTTACCGGTTTTCGAGCTGCGGGTTTCTTTTTGTTGAATTCCGAATCGAATCAGTTATCACTGCGGGTTCAGTATTGCCTGACTGCATTTGAGATTCCCTTTCATCGCCGAAAATTATCAGAATCTCCCCCTGATCTGGAAGCATTCGCCAAGGATGGGTTGATTATCAATCGCCAGGACACACCAGAACTGGCGCGCTGGTTGCCGGAAGGTTGCCTGACGGGGATCTGTGTTTCGGTGCAGTCTGATTCAGGGCCGTTTGGAACTCTGTGGGCATTCGACCGGCGTGCCCGCCATCTAAATGAGCGAGATGTCCATGTTTTGAAATCCATCGGAGCACAGGTCAGTACGATTCTGGAACGAGCGGTCTTAATTAAAGAGAGCCAGAATCAGCTGCGTCTGAAAAAAGAACTGAAGGTGATCTCGGAATCGTTTCCTGCGGAATTCGCTGAGGAATCGACGCAGGATCGTGAATTTCAGATTGCCGTCCAGTCGATCAGCCATCATGAAGTGGGGGGCGATTTATGCGAATTTATTTCACTGGGTCCGCATGTGACCTGTTTTGCGCTGGGTGATGCATCGGGGGATAGTATTCCTGCTGCCGTCGTGATGGCTTCGGTTCGCGGCGCTTTACGTACGTTGACGGAAGGTCCGATCGAACAGGCGAAAGACACTCGGTTTGTGATTGGGCGGATCAATACTGCCCTGTATCATACGTCCTTGCCTCATCAGTTTATGAGCATGATGTATGGGGTGATCGATACGCAGAACCGGACGTTTACCTATACCAATGCCGGACATCCCGCGCCATTCTGGGTGCATAAGGGGAAGATCACGAGTTTAACTTCGCATGGGATGCTGTTAGGCGTTACCGAATCAAACGAGTATGATTATTCCGTGATTCCCATCTGTACGAATGACATTGTGGTTGGGTTCAGTGATGGCATCAGCGAAGCCATGAGCAGCGAACGCAAAATGTTTCGTTCGGACGGAATTATGAACGTCCTGAAAAATCACACAGAGGATACGGCGGAAGAAGTGATGCAGGGTATCTGGACCAAACTGCAAAAACACCTGGAGGGTGGAAACGACGGGGATGACCGGACGTTGATGGTCCTGAAATTTGCGCGGTGTACCGAGTAA
- a CDS encoding GNAT family N-acetyltransferase, which produces MITVAEINDIDRIDNFRLAWRSLLGKTKGVTFAHSPEFLEQYWEHFGEGLKLRTLMVTLGNKVIGIVPLVVKPVPTKMGTMRVLTYPLDGWGAFFSQIGQNPAATMVTAMRHLRNSKRDWDLIDLRYIDQDGLDRKRTANAFKSVGFQGSQAVWQQLPLVNTQETDWTSYLSSRSTDTQQQIFSAEQSISKTGRVAFYRSQLEDPLAPGWNPRWDLWTEFEQMEFSFGNQTTIAGGSFSNSRKLAFLRDLHGPAVRAGLARIDALFINHTLVACAYGLQHAHGTDYLALGRQKNASPEVITALIAHMIQQSILDGEPSLNLSLLGPEFASIWKNQDQKSYRCSHFPVTAPRSQVLRLNRWIQQPALKPSRTELVATTKPELKLSQTPDTDSSIEITAEAPPEWHSKQASSNDDVQRRFRVVG; this is translated from the coding sequence ATGATCACAGTTGCGGAAATCAACGACATCGATCGAATCGATAATTTTCGGCTGGCTTGGCGCTCCCTGCTCGGCAAAACCAAAGGGGTCACGTTTGCGCATTCCCCTGAGTTTCTGGAACAGTACTGGGAACATTTCGGCGAAGGGCTCAAACTGCGCACGCTGATGGTGACACTGGGAAATAAAGTCATCGGCATTGTGCCTCTGGTTGTGAAACCGGTTCCTACAAAAATGGGAACGATGCGCGTCCTGACCTATCCACTTGATGGCTGGGGCGCATTCTTCAGCCAGATCGGTCAGAATCCGGCCGCCACCATGGTCACCGCCATGCGGCACCTTCGCAATTCCAAGCGTGACTGGGATCTGATTGACCTGCGATATATTGATCAGGATGGTCTCGATCGCAAACGAACCGCGAACGCATTCAAGTCGGTCGGTTTTCAGGGAAGCCAGGCCGTCTGGCAACAGTTGCCTCTTGTAAACACCCAGGAGACAGACTGGACTTCCTATCTCTCCAGTCGTTCAACAGACACACAACAACAGATCTTTTCTGCAGAGCAATCCATTTCAAAAACAGGACGCGTTGCCTTTTATCGCTCGCAACTGGAAGATCCACTCGCTCCCGGCTGGAATCCCCGCTGGGATCTCTGGACCGAATTTGAACAGATGGAATTTTCATTTGGAAACCAGACCACCATCGCCGGCGGTTCGTTTTCCAACAGCAGAAAACTAGCCTTTCTCCGCGATCTGCACGGGCCTGCTGTTCGCGCGGGGCTCGCGCGCATTGATGCCCTGTTTATCAACCACACTCTGGTTGCTTGTGCTTACGGACTCCAGCACGCCCACGGTACCGATTACCTCGCATTAGGCCGCCAGAAAAATGCGTCCCCGGAAGTGATCACCGCACTCATCGCCCATATGATTCAGCAATCCATTCTCGATGGAGAGCCATCGCTGAATCTGTCATTGCTCGGACCGGAGTTTGCCAGCATCTGGAAAAATCAGGATCAGAAAAGCTACCGCTGCTCTCATTTTCCTGTCACAGCGCCCCGTTCACAGGTCTTACGTCTCAACCGCTGGATTCAACAACCGGCACTCAAACCGAGTCGAACGGAATTGGTCGCCACCACCAAACCGGAACTGAAATTGTCGCAGACGCCCGATACGGACTCCAGTATCGAAATCACAGCGGAAGCACCACCGGAATGGCACAGCAAGCAGGCGTCGAGTAACGATGATGTTCAACGTCGATTTCGAGTGGTCGGCTAA
- a CDS encoding HEAT repeat domain-containing protein — translation MRQLITAGLFLSLCLFATENLFAQSPDIDSLILQLKGENEDQQALAAHQLGELGSNAKSAVPALIQVVKTGSVASRSEAIIALGKIGPDSAAAVPELTKILRSYSIILKYNTLQALRQIGPASKPAIKQIVPLMESNNTYLNVAAARAVASIDPDNKENLKQAIKVLLDGLDVSMNEVRSDAATGLAEIGEPAVKPLLETLKKEHAADHHTECEKICDVIAQMGSQGESAIPTLLKIVKKVDDPNLVWRAAHALGTINASPKEVVPALTALLSNASPEVRANAAIALGEFGAAAKSAVPELTKLLSDSELSVKLDAAASLGDIGPDAASAVPQLASAMQAGPVALTLTSASALSSIGEASVPALNEMLAKDSPLKLLAVHVLGEIGASAKSSIPELVKLINSPDPDVSQTAITSLGEMGPAAIQVEPQLLDILKTSTGKTRNAAVYALSKIGSKKALPLIKQYASASDEDERFRLVCAWALVRDNPTDPETVKAALPGLIKVLSDENPLVRREAANAISLTGPLGEPAVAALTEALKKEENPRVTMELISALAEIGPKAAASAVPLITPYLSSGDRELRMIATYALARFGAASKSAIPSLEKELSAHNGMENTVTLWALAKIDPTPQRAQKAAPSMAKVITDHQNPDARLEAAISLGDFGINTPEIKQALEQGLKDKDPRVKKAAEAALKKLGS, via the coding sequence ATGCGTCAGTTAATCACAGCAGGTCTTTTTTTGTCGCTTTGTCTCTTTGCGACTGAAAATCTCTTTGCACAATCTCCTGACATTGATTCCCTGATTCTTCAACTGAAGGGTGAGAACGAAGATCAGCAGGCACTCGCCGCGCATCAACTTGGGGAACTCGGGTCCAATGCGAAATCTGCAGTTCCGGCATTGATCCAGGTGGTCAAAACGGGGTCTGTCGCATCACGCAGTGAAGCCATCATCGCTTTGGGAAAAATTGGCCCCGATTCAGCGGCAGCGGTACCAGAATTAACAAAAATTCTGCGAAGCTACTCAATCATTCTCAAATACAATACATTGCAGGCATTAAGACAGATCGGTCCCGCTTCGAAACCGGCGATCAAACAAATCGTCCCCCTGATGGAAAGCAATAACACCTATTTGAATGTCGCTGCCGCCCGCGCAGTTGCCTCTATTGATCCGGACAACAAGGAAAACTTAAAGCAGGCGATCAAAGTTTTACTGGACGGTCTGGATGTCTCTATGAATGAAGTCCGTTCTGATGCCGCTACCGGGCTTGCAGAAATTGGCGAACCAGCCGTCAAACCGTTATTGGAAACATTGAAAAAAGAACACGCCGCAGATCATCACACGGAATGCGAAAAAATCTGTGATGTGATCGCTCAGATGGGATCGCAAGGCGAATCAGCAATTCCCACTCTGCTCAAAATCGTGAAAAAGGTAGATGATCCCAATCTCGTCTGGCGGGCGGCTCACGCTCTGGGAACCATCAACGCCAGTCCCAAAGAGGTCGTTCCCGCATTGACCGCATTACTGTCAAATGCGTCACCGGAAGTGCGTGCCAATGCGGCAATCGCGTTGGGAGAGTTTGGTGCCGCAGCAAAGTCTGCTGTTCCCGAACTAACCAAACTCCTCTCTGACTCAGAGTTGAGTGTGAAACTCGATGCTGCCGCTTCTCTGGGAGACATCGGACCTGATGCGGCCAGTGCTGTCCCGCAACTCGCATCGGCAATGCAGGCAGGTCCTGTTGCGTTAACCCTGACCAGCGCGTCTGCCCTGTCTTCGATCGGCGAAGCATCCGTCCCTGCTTTAAATGAAATGCTGGCCAAAGACTCGCCTTTGAAATTGCTTGCTGTCCATGTTCTGGGTGAAATCGGTGCCTCTGCGAAATCATCGATTCCGGAATTGGTCAAGCTCATCAATTCACCTGATCCGGATGTCAGCCAGACAGCAATTACCAGCTTGGGAGAAATGGGTCCCGCCGCGATTCAGGTGGAACCGCAGTTGCTCGACATTCTCAAAACGTCAACCGGTAAAACCAGAAATGCAGCCGTCTATGCGCTTTCCAAAATCGGTAGCAAAAAAGCATTACCACTGATTAAACAATATGCATCCGCTTCCGATGAAGACGAACGCTTCCGTCTGGTTTGCGCCTGGGCACTCGTCCGTGATAATCCCACAGATCCCGAAACCGTCAAAGCGGCCCTGCCTGGTTTGATTAAAGTCCTCTCCGACGAAAACCCACTGGTCCGTCGCGAAGCAGCAAACGCCATTTCTCTGACAGGCCCCCTGGGTGAACCAGCCGTCGCGGCTCTCACCGAAGCCCTCAAGAAAGAAGAAAACCCACGCGTGACTATGGAACTGATCTCTGCACTGGCAGAGATTGGGCCAAAGGCTGCTGCCTCTGCCGTACCGCTGATCACCCCCTACCTTTCTTCCGGAGATCGCGAGCTGCGGATGATTGCCACTTATGCTCTGGCCCGATTTGGTGCCGCATCAAAATCGGCAATTCCTTCCCTCGAAAAAGAACTCTCTGCACATAATGGAATGGAAAATACGGTCACCCTCTGGGCACTGGCTAAGATTGACCCGACACCACAAAGAGCACAGAAAGCTGCCCCCAGTATGGCGAAAGTCATCACGGATCATCAAAATCCAGATGCCCGCCTGGAAGCTGCAATCAGCCTCGGTGACTTCGGCATCAACACTCCTGAAATCAAACAGGCTCTGGAACAAGGCTTGAAAGATAAAGATCCACGCGTCAAAAAAGCAGCTGAAGCAGCACTCAAAAAACTGGGAAGCTGA
- a CDS encoding formylmethanofuran dehydrogenase subunit C, with protein sequence MALMLTLQQTLTVPLEVSSVNHASVSGQSVDQVRSLPVLQGSRRLTVGDFFDVQQTSSDEDLVVWSGDCSRVKYIGAGLNEGRIRVEGNAGMHLGAEMTGGEILVEGNAADSIATEMKGGTLCIKGNAGDLVGAAYPGSKRGMNGGTILVHGNIGNEAGHRMRRGTIVIGGTTGEATGFDMIAGSIFSFGKMGRRLGAGMRRGTIGLFGEPGEPELLPTFKYSCVYRPTWLSFFLRELRLAGFPVPDDCFESEYRRYCGDFLALGKGEILVRQ encoded by the coding sequence ATGGCTCTTATGTTGACTCTCCAGCAAACGCTCACGGTTCCACTTGAAGTGAGTTCGGTGAATCATGCCTCTGTGAGTGGACAATCAGTCGATCAAGTTCGTAGTCTGCCTGTCTTGCAGGGTAGTCGCAGGCTGACGGTTGGCGATTTTTTTGACGTGCAACAAACTTCGAGCGACGAAGATTTAGTAGTCTGGTCGGGCGATTGTTCTCGTGTGAAATATATCGGTGCCGGTTTGAACGAGGGACGGATTCGCGTGGAGGGCAACGCGGGAATGCATTTGGGCGCTGAAATGACGGGTGGCGAAATTCTGGTGGAAGGCAATGCTGCCGATTCGATTGCGACTGAAATGAAGGGGGGCACACTCTGCATCAAAGGCAACGCCGGCGATCTGGTGGGCGCTGCCTATCCCGGAAGTAAGCGGGGCATGAACGGCGGGACGATTCTGGTTCACGGGAATATCGGCAATGAAGCGGGCCACCGCATGCGTCGCGGCACGATTGTGATTGGAGGCACCACGGGAGAAGCGACTGGCTTTGACATGATTGCCGGTTCGATTTTCTCATTCGGTAAAATGGGCAGACGATTGGGAGCCGGCATGCGGCGTGGTACGATTGGTCTGTTTGGAGAACCGGGTGAACCGGAACTGTTGCCGACGTTTAAATATTCGTGTGTGTATCGTCCCACGTGGCTTTCTTTTTTTCTGAGAGAGTTGAGATTGGCTGGGTTCCCGGTTCCCGATGATTGTTTTGAGAGCGAGTACCGACGATACTGTGGAGATTTTCTGGCTCTTGGCAAGGGGGAGATTCTGGTTCGCCAGTGA
- a CDS encoding fatty acid CoA ligase family protein, whose protein sequence is MSTQRNIADRLHQSAQAWPFQKAVVFPAGKDKQGRYAYSSMTFQQLDQESDRLARGLIQLGVQPGTRMALMVRPSLEFIALTFALFKAGAVIILIDPGMGGKNIIRCLSEVEPEGFVAIPLAQLIRKLKRRSFPEARLNVTVGKPVLTSGIDYQWLLGGDWEPLEMVQRTATDPAAIIFTSGSTGPPKGVAYEHGMFWSQVDLLRDYYQIQPGEVDLPGFPLFALFNSAMGVTTVVPDMNPTKPAQVNPEKIIRQINDQGVTQAFGSPAMWNRIGRYCEQHQIQLPSLKRVLSAGAPVPVHVIERMRKTFVNSETDINTPYGATESLPVASICGREVLEETSAQTASGAGTCVGTPFPGVQVKIIEIHNEPIASIEQARELAPGEIGEIIVQGPMATREYFQRPEATQLAKIPDGARFWHRMGDVGYRDAAGKLWFCGRKAHMVHGANGPMFTVCCEAIFNQHPHIYRSALVGVGAAGAQKPVIIVEPEQGDFPESQSARDQLTQELLALGQANPLTESIETILFHHSLPVDIRHNVKIFREKLAPWAEKQIR, encoded by the coding sequence ATGTCTACACAACGTAATATTGCCGACCGGCTTCATCAGTCAGCTCAGGCCTGGCCTTTCCAAAAAGCGGTTGTCTTCCCGGCAGGAAAAGACAAACAGGGGCGTTATGCTTACAGCAGTATGACGTTTCAACAGCTTGATCAGGAGAGTGATCGGCTGGCCCGCGGCTTGATTCAGCTCGGTGTGCAACCTGGAACGCGGATGGCATTGATGGTGCGCCCCAGCCTGGAATTCATTGCACTCACATTTGCGTTATTCAAAGCAGGCGCTGTGATTATTCTGATCGATCCCGGCATGGGCGGTAAGAATATCATTCGCTGTTTATCCGAAGTCGAACCTGAGGGGTTCGTGGCGATCCCACTGGCGCAGCTGATTCGCAAACTGAAACGACGCTCGTTTCCTGAAGCCCGTTTGAATGTGACTGTGGGCAAACCGGTTTTGACATCGGGCATTGACTATCAATGGTTACTCGGCGGAGACTGGGAACCGCTCGAAATGGTTCAGCGGACGGCGACCGACCCGGCGGCGATTATCTTTACCAGTGGGAGTACCGGACCGCCCAAAGGGGTGGCGTACGAACATGGGATGTTCTGGTCTCAGGTCGATCTGTTACGCGATTATTATCAGATTCAACCGGGCGAAGTTGATCTGCCGGGCTTCCCCTTGTTTGCATTATTCAATTCGGCAATGGGGGTCACAACAGTGGTTCCCGATATGAATCCGACGAAGCCAGCGCAGGTGAATCCAGAGAAAATCATTCGGCAGATTAATGATCAAGGGGTGACGCAGGCCTTTGGTTCGCCGGCAATGTGGAATCGGATCGGCCGTTACTGTGAGCAGCATCAGATACAACTGCCTTCGTTAAAACGAGTCCTGTCGGCGGGGGCGCCTGTTCCCGTGCATGTGATCGAACGCATGCGGAAGACGTTTGTGAATTCGGAAACCGATATCAATACACCTTATGGCGCTACTGAATCGCTGCCCGTCGCTTCGATTTGCGGGCGTGAAGTATTGGAGGAGACTTCAGCTCAGACCGCCTCCGGTGCCGGGACCTGTGTGGGAACTCCTTTTCCAGGCGTGCAGGTGAAAATTATTGAAATTCACAATGAACCAATCGCCTCTATCGAGCAGGCAAGGGAACTCGCACCAGGTGAGATTGGAGAAATCATCGTGCAGGGGCCGATGGCGACGCGCGAATATTTTCAACGACCTGAGGCAACACAACTGGCGAAGATCCCGGATGGTGCGCGATTTTGGCATCGGATGGGAGATGTCGGCTATCGTGATGCAGCGGGCAAGCTCTGGTTCTGTGGACGCAAAGCACATATGGTCCATGGTGCAAACGGGCCGATGTTTACGGTTTGCTGTGAAGCGATTTTTAATCAGCATCCGCACATTTATCGCAGTGCCCTGGTGGGAGTCGGCGCAGCAGGGGCACAGAAGCCGGTGATCATAGTGGAACCGGAGCAGGGGGACTTCCCGGAAAGCCAGTCCGCCCGCGATCAACTGACACAGGAACTACTGGCGTTAGGGCAGGCTAATCCCTTGACCGAGTCGATTGAAACCATTTTATTTCATCATTCGTTGCCTGTAGATATTCGGCATAATGTAAAAATCTTCCGTGAAAAACTGGCACCCTGGGCAGAGAAACAGATTCGATGA